A single window of Aspergillus flavus chromosome 4, complete sequence DNA harbors:
- a CDS encoding O-methyltransferase, producing the protein MSPSIDSPAEYYKPEEDVFCNDGREDQLLTFITNHPQLPQIRNSPEAVLAAIDEFGRTRDFLMNVGPHKGKLITDIIATDQPTTILEIGGYIGYSAIMFGHALRKASTATGRHPRFLSLEMNPKFAAVSKALVSIAGLDDIVEIRVGPCRASLHSLAKGGKHSGSSEQQQPWDMLFLDHSKISYLNDLKLCEELGLVAPGSTVIADDMKRPGNPWYSEYVRASPGKKAEDCLPFKGCLSDGGISLGNPGLVYETMLVEGLEPTGLMDAVEVSKCVGLVEVR; encoded by the exons ATGTCCCCCAGTATCGACTCACCCGCCGAATACTACAAACCCGAAGAAGATGTCTTC TGCAACGACGGCCGCGAAGACCAACTTCTCACCTTCATAACCAACCACCCCCAGCTCCCCCAAATACGTAACTCACCAGAAGCCGTCCTCGCCGCCATCGACGAATTCGGCCGAACCAGGGATTTCCTCATGAATGTCGGACCTCACAAAGGCAAACTCATAACCGACATCATCGCCACCGATCAACCCACCACCATCCTCGAGATAGGAGGCTACATCGGCTACTCGGCCATCATGTTCGGGCACGCCCTCCGCAAAgcatcaacagcaacagGCCGCCACCCACGATTCCTCAGCCTCGAAATGAACCCCAAGTTCGCCGCCGTTTCAAAAGCCCTAGTCTCCATCGCAGGGTTAGACGACATCGTCGAGATCAGGGTAGGGCCATGCCGCGCGTCTCTGCACTCTCTTGCCAAGGGAGGCAAGCATAGTGGTTCCtctgagcagcagcagccctGGGATATGTTGTTCCTGGATCACTCTAAGATCTCGTATTTGAATGATTTGAAGCTGTGTGAGGAGTTGGGGCTTGTGGCGCCTGGGTCTACGGTTATCGCGGATGATATGAAGAGGCCTGGGAATCCGTGGTATTCGGAGTATGTGAGGGCTTCGCCGGGGAAGAAGGCTGAGGACTGTTTGCCTTTTAAGGGGTGTCTTTCGGATGGGGGAATTTCGTTGGGGAACCCGGGTTTGGTGTATGAGACGATGTTGGTGGAGGGGTTGGAACCCACGGGGCTTATG
- a CDS encoding 2-polyprenyl-6-methoxyphenol hydroxylase, whose protein sequence is MSETIRTDVLIVGAGPAGLIAAAWMAQTGVKAMLIDQKSHQTQCGRADGLESRTLEILDSFGLADRVWAEANHTVEIALWGVTVDGKLRRQSVTANSKPGWSRFHESTLGQAKVEEYLMEYVRGRDSVDVRRETAPTSLEIDYNTIDDHSTFPIRMNLENVAPRLKPHFNDMKNPGSDTSSETHSDDSGYAGVGTVVEAKYLVGCDGAHSWVRKQLGLRLEGENSSDSWGVLDIIPLTNFPDIRKRFIVKSKYGTLMMIPRERKLVRVYVELPANVAMRYREEQDGEILMGQVEKIMQPYTMRTKHIDWSTIYTVGQRVCRKIGLHNRIFLAGDAIHTHSPKAGQGMNVSMQDTFNLGWKLASVIRGALHPQILETYQQERLPVAERLIALDKRICRGMCSRRNADGETFHGAFDEDHKRALEEENSSASGLAVIYQPNLLVTSVAHHQTTNLRIGARIPSMLIINQSDAQPRHLQHILPSTGEWSLIIFGGDIADPRQMQRLNHLEETLCHPESIIQRLNNHASAMRRDSAFVRIYLIHCAERLRIELHDLPAVFRPWTEDNGVDYSRVWVDEKAYHHAGGGQLYKSFGIGPEGCMVLLRPDQHLSFLSDMDDGKGLERFLTSITPEESHQSATFQDL, encoded by the exons ATGAGTGAAACAATTCGGACCGACGTTCTTATCGTCGGGGCTGGTCCAGCAGG GTTAATAGCCGCCGCATGGATGGCTCAGACCGGCGTTAAAGCAATGTTAATTGACCAAAAGTCGCATCAAACGCAATGCGGTCGCGCCGACGGACTAGAAAGCCGAACGTTGGAAATCCTAGACAGCTTTGGCCTTGCAGACCGAGTCTGGGCGGAAGCAAACCATACGGTAGAGATTGCGTTATGG GGCGTCACAGTGGATGGGAAGCTCCGGAGACAGAGCGTCACTGCGAACTCCAAGCCCGGATGGTCGCGGTTCCATGAGTCCACACTCGGCCAAGCCAAAGTGGAGGAATATCTCATGGAGTACGTCCGGGGTCGCGATAGCGTTGACGTTAGACGAGAGACGGCTCCAACCTCTTTAGAGATCGATTACAACACGATCGATGACCATAGCACGTTTCCAATTCGTATGAATTTGGAAAACGTGGCTCCGAGACTGAAACCCCACTTCAATGACATGAAGAACCCCGGTAGTGATACGAGTAGTGAGACTCATTCGGATGACTCCGGATATGCAGGGGTGGGCACCGTGGTAGAGGCCAAGTATCTTGTGGGATGTGATGGAGCACACAGCTGGGTCAGGAAACAACTTGGGCTCCGTCTTGAGGGGGAAAACTCGAGCGACTCTTGGGGAGTTCTGGACATCATCCCCCTTACGAACTTCC CCGACATACGGAAACGGTTCATCGTAAAGTCAAAGTACGGAACTCTTATGATGATCCCGCGAGAAAGAAAGCTCGTCCGTGTCTATGTTGAGCTTCCCGCAAATGTGGCCATGCGATACAGAGAAGAGCAGGACGGTGAGATCCTCATGGGTCAGGTCGAGAAGATCATGCAGCCGTATACAATGCGGACGAAACATATCGACTGGTCCACGATATACACG GTTGGCCAGCGAGTGTGTCGGAAAATCGGGTTGCATAACCGTATCTTTCTTGCCGGTGATGCGATTCACACGCATTCCCCAAAGGCAGGTCAAGGAATGAACGTAAGCATGCAAGATACGTTCAATCTCGGCTGGAAACTCGCCTCAGTCATCCGAGGTGCCTTACACCCACAAATCCTCGAAACTTACCAACAGGAGAGGCTACCCGTCGCCGAGAGATTGATTGCACTTGACAAGCGGATCTGCCGTGGAATGTGTAGTCGCAGGAATGCGGACGGCGAAACATTCCACGGTGCCTTCGACGAAGACCATAAACGAGcattggaggaagagaactCGTCCGCTTCCGGCCTCGCTGTTATTTATCAGCCAAATCTGCTGGTGACATCTGTCGCCCATCATCAAACGACAAACCTCCGGATCGGGGCTCGAATTCCAAGCATGCTGATCATTAACCAGAGTGACGCGCAACCGCGGCATTTACAACATATCCTGCCCAGCACGGGAGAATGGAGTCTAATCATTTTCGGTGGTGACATTGCAGATCCACGCCAAATGCAGCGTCTCAACCACCTGGAAGAAACCCTTTGTCACCCCGAGTCTATCATTCAGAGACTGAACAACCACGCAAGCGCGATGAGACGTGATTCCGCGTTCGTCAGAATATACCTGATCCACTGTGCAGAAAGACTTCGCATCGAGCTCCATGATCTGCCAGCGGTCTTCCGGCCTTGGACGGAGGACAATGGGGTAGACTACAGCAGGGTATGGGTAGACGAGAAAGCGTACCACCATGCTGGCGGAGGTCAATTGTATAAATCCTTTGGGATTGGTCCAGAGGGCTGTATGGTTTTATTGCGACCGGATCAGCATCTGTCGTTTCTATCGGACATGGATGACGGCAAAGGATTGGAACGCTTTTTGACGTCCATCACGCCGGAGGAATCTCATCAAAGTGCAACATTTCAAGActtataa
- a CDS encoding solid-state culture-specific ATP-grasp domain protein → MDRAVPITLDYTLRDLYSDNDEDDLKTTLIYYPLQFGYMHESPSAKYVYGYTLQSDDEKAASSFAMAANMVPQRYAFSAGQMPLIILDFHSSNKRKEANRKACQIIDELPAHQLDIRRTFSQLIPDQQPTLTFANSPESISLASGARIAVLLPTDCLSHLPHVVHPETHYEILSKRGLALSGLPTPPSQVIDTGLIDSDDPVLLKEEVARMVESIDQRQVPFVVKLPQSISGMGTFMITTEVERGRVKTLLTEQFGMMLRQLNRSNHHLYPCSMVLQDFVTGPVVALSLFITKTGQPRFIACCKQRFDEQGHWIGGLISYRQQAKLRETFAVIMQMVADFLHSKGYHGPAGVDIVTDDRSGEQLIIDLNVRVTGTFHLGPLTGHFTKRGLFEAGMTTVDFPSSREKFEQMFADEIRNGSLIVSGWVHGESSQLNHAAITIGAREPDELEEYFRRIKAATLHS, encoded by the coding sequence ATGGATCGCGCAGTTCCCATCACACTCGACTACACCTTACGCGACCTATACTCGGacaacgatgaagatgacctAAAAACGACCCTTATCTACTATCCTTTGCAATTCGGGTATATGCATGAGAGCCCATCAGCCAAATATGTCTATGGGTATACGCTTCAAAGCGACGATGAGAAAGCGGCGTCCTCGTTTGCCATGGCAGCCAACATGGTACCCCAGCGCTACGCCTTCTCGGCAGGCCAGATGCCACTTATTATCCTAGACTTTCATTCAAGCAACAAGCGGAAAGAAGCAAACCGTAAAGCTTGTCAAATCATTGACGAGCTACCAGCTCATCAGCTTGATATTCGTCGGACCTTCTCCCAGTTAATCCCCGACCAGCAGCCGACGTTGACTTTTGCCAATAGCCCAGAAAGCATATCTTTAGCCTCTGGGGCGCGGATTGCCGTTTTACTCCCTACAGACTGTCTGTCCCATCTGCCCCACGTCGTTCACCCAGAGACTCATTATGAGATCCTATCGAAACGCGGGCTTGCTCTGTCTGGGTTGCCGACACCACCGTCCCAGGTGATTGACACAGGTCTTATCGACTCAGACGACCCGGTTCTTTTAAAAGAAGAAGTTGCGCGGATGGTAGAGTCAATTGACCAACGTCAAGTGCCCTTTGTGGTCAAGCTTCCGCAGTCCATATCCGGCATGGGTACATTTATGATCACCACGGAAGTCGAAAGGGGCCGAGTGAAGACTCTCCTCACGGAGCAGTTCGGGATGATGTTACGGCAGCTCAATAGATCCAATCATCACCTGTATCCATGCTCCATGGTCCTTCAAGATTTTGTTACAGGACCAGTAGTGGCCTTGTCGCTTTTTATTACAAAAACGGGGCAGCCACGGTTCATTGCTTGTTGCAAGCAACGCTTCGATGAGCAGGGTCATTGGATTGGCGGCTTAATCTCGTACCGCCAGCAGGCAAAACTTCGTGAAACCTTTGCAGTCATTATGCAGATGGTGGCAGATTTCCTGCATAGCAAAGGCTACCATGGGCCGGCTGGTGTGGATATCGTTACTGATGATCGCTCGGGGGAGCAGTTGATTATCGATCTCAACGTCCGGGTCACCGGTACGTTTCATCTAGGGCCTCTCACGGGACACTTTACTAAGCGTGGGCTGTTTGAAGCTGGCATGACTACAGTTGACTTTCCAAGTTCCCGAGAAAAATTTGAGCAGATGTTTGCAGACGAGATTCGCAATGGTAGTCTGATCGTGAGTGGCTGGGTCCATGGCGAGTCAAGTCAGCTCAACCACGCTGCAATCACTATCGGGGCCAGAGAGCCTGATGAATTAGAAGAATATTTCAGACGCATCAAAGCAGCTACTTTGCACTCGTAG
- a CDS encoding fungal-specific transcription factor: protein MNSRRRNGKPASCEPCRKDKVRCDHRLPVCSRCQKKRRTASCFYHPAPLTQRSKNITVKAASSEAVNTHSSSPSTPEQDDPDAWLLRARPASTPISTFSNTEQPGSQLDDGFNLLVTARSLPTGYLGPTSFVAALEEDHELVSSPSERQSQDDAGTAFPSDLPLYWVQRTAEILRSLEGFRTITQLVCEYYRLSKAAVIPSLVLNALPSIQAMVDEAQLHKGPPEQVARVLRNTKQVLHVPSTMTGRHFHELFTGPNLRLEILGLFYAIAGRLSVFGLAHDKFPRQNGMAARERFSRKMLAASDAVLQICKLIAPVNDLTIWMLYEILLLSKVAHGDASSAKWRRLGDLSTHIFELGLHRDSQQSSSLPLFLVESRRRLFAATYQLDKSIATFLGRPPRISLRHSDCRLPLDLDDRSLEADQSEIELALQDLDSDGWNTQGSLHRSTFSRQRFLVATFREEILEVSLETQNHRTAEKLRDISMRCHQTWDSMPKQLHYSPDSRDENMSNTVCMMLIVSYLAYLYNDFLIQRLLVQQDPEAYSALLNVSSTILSTVLDFCAMREDMVDLRPDFMWTNLLYGFPSAAVLIKALQKQARTGKPIPYQGSRSVLIRHLSVFISHLESMSRPGVVNQELFHRASKIFSSIIDEVLEPRVAVTLPGPDIDILAGSGTCMIGSDDLEFLDMLEFGGSIDQYMIF from the exons ATGAACTCACGCCGTCGCAATGGAAAACCCGCTTCCTGCGAACCCTGCCGCAAGGACAAAGTCCGGTGTGATCATCGTCTCCCCGTCTGTTCTCGTTGTCAGAAGAAACGCCGGACTGCCAGCTGTTTCTATCATCCGGCGCCGTTGACACAAAGATCAAAGAACATTACTGTAAAAGCCGCCTCATCTGAGGCAGTTAATACACattcttcctcgccttcaACTCCGGAGCAAGATGACCCTGATGCTTGGCTGTTGCGTGCTAGACCCGCATCCACGCCGATTTCCACGTTTTCGAACACCGAACAGCCGGGATCACAATTAGACGACGGGTTTAACCTGCTGGTTACTGCTCGCTCATTGCCAACTGGCTATTTAGGTCCGACCAGCTTCGTCGCGGCATTGGAAGAGGATCACGAGCTTGTTTCTAGTCCCAGCGAGCGACAGTCACAGGACGACGCAGGAACCGCGTTCCCATCAGACTTGCCACTGTATTGGGTACAGCGTACAGCAGAAATACTACGATCCTTGGAAGGTTTCCGAACAATCACACAGCTAGTCTGTGAATACTATAGACTAAGCAAGGCGGCCGTCATACCATCTCTGGTCCTTAACGCACTACCCTCAATACAGGCTATGGTTGACGAAGCTCAACTGCATAAAGGTCCACCCGAACAGGTCGCGCGTGTTCTTCGAAACACAAAACAAGTGCTCCATGTACCATCGACTATGACAGGAAGACATTTCCATGAGCTTTTCACGGGGCCTAATTTACGGCTGGAGATATTGGGACTTTTCTATGCGATAGCTGGCCGACTGAGTGTTTTCGGCCTGGCTCATGATAAATTCCCCAGGCAGAATGGAATGGCAGCTCGTGAGCGGTTTTCTCGAAAGATGCTGGCGGCTAGTGATGCGGTACTCCAGATTTGCAAGCTCATCGCCCCAGTCAATGACCTAACGATATGGATGCTGTATGAAATTCTATTATTGTCAAAGGTGGCCCATGGCGACGCTA GCTCCGCAAAGTGGCGCAGGCTCGGCGACCTGTCAACCCATATATTCGAGCTGGGGTTGCATAGAGACTCCCAACAGTCAAGCTCTCTCCCACTATTTTTAGTCGAGTCTCGCCGGAGACTCTTTGCAGCGACATATCAACTCGACAAGAGCATTGCGACGTTTCTGGGCAGACCGCCGAGGATCTCATTAAGACATTCAGACTGTCGACTGCCTCTTGATCTCGACGATCGCTCATTGGAGGCTGATCAGTCGGAGATTGAACTCGCATTGCAGGACTTGGACAGCGATGGATGGAATACTCAAGGCAGTCTTCACCGATCCACCTTTTCCCGGCAACGGTTCCTGGTCGCTACCTTTCGCGAGGAGATCCTAGAAGTCTCTTTAGAGACCCAAAACCATAGGACAGCCGAGAAGCTGAG GGATATTTCTATGCGTTGTCATCAAACATGGGATTCAATGCCGAAGCAATTGCACTACAGCCCAGATTCTCGGGATGAGAACATGTCAAACACGGTCTGTATGATGCTTATTGTATCATACTTAGCTTACCTATACAATGACTTCCTCATTCAAAGGCTCCTTGTTCAGCAAGACCCCGAAGCCTACTCTGCTTTACTCAACGTGAGCTCAACCATCCTGTCGACCGTTCTAGATTTCTGCGCCATGCGAGAGGATATGGTTGACCTTCGACCAGACTTCATGTGGACA AATCTCCTGTACGGCTTCCCTAGTGCGGCTGTTCTAATAAAAGCGCTTCAGAAACAAGCGCGCACCGGTAAACCAATACCCTACCAGGGCTCACGATCTGTCTTGATTCGTCATTTGAGCGTTTTTATCTCGCATTTAGAGTCGATGTCTCGACCGGGGGTTGTGAACCAGGAGCTGTTTCACCGCGCGAGTAAGATATTCTCGAGCATCATCGACGAGGTTCTGGAACCGCGTGTCGCGGTAACACTCCCGGGGCctgatatagatatattggCAGGTTCGGGGACGTGTATGATCGGAAGCGATGATTTGGAATTCTTGGATATGTTGGAGTTTGGAGGATCGATTGATCAGTATATGATATTTTGA
- a CDS encoding putative cytochrome P450 oxidoreductase OrdA-like protein (cytochrome P450 monooxygenase), which produces MSYMVLGLAIGVIFLYFIRSFLARTKSFAPFPPGPRPKPIIGNLWDLPPQGTRDWLHWLKHKDLYGPVSSVTVFGQTIIILNEARLAYELLEKRSAIHSSRPSCTFAHMAGYGDIMTILEYSERLRTTRKVAHQQIGSNKAISRFSHIQDAEVCRYLLRMLRDPGNWLEHIKKETGAVILKITYGYTVEPHGRDPLVDLAEDAVGKFSLAMVPGAWLVDSIPILRHLPSWAPGGGCTRAAEGFQTAARNLGNVPYAFTKQQMAQGSNVPSIISYYLESENIQPGSEEEHLVKWATATLYGGGADTTVSTMMCFFLTMALYPHVQRKAQEEIDRVVGATRLPGFEDRENLPYIDALLKEALRWHPIVPMGVAHMAMEDDMLEGYRIPKGAAILSNIWAFTHDPNEYHDPMTFKPERFLSDNGHTPERDPHLLAFGFGRRVCPGRNLADSNLWLTIARTLAAFNIAKPIRDGKEVDIQPEFQAGLISHPEPFDVDIKPRSAGHHELILAGEKQYPWEESHAEELRRAIAVL; this is translated from the exons ATGTCTTACATGGTTCTTGGGCTCGCCATCGGCGTCATATTCCTATACTTTATAAGATCATTTTTAGCTAGAACCAAGTCGTTTGCACCATTCCCTCCTGGTCCCCGGCCAAAACCGATTATTGGAAATCTCTGGGATCTTCCACCGCAAGGCACTCGGGACTGGTTACACTGGTTGAAACACAAAGATCTCTATG GCCCAGTTAGCTCCGTCACCGTGTTCGGCCAAACAATCATCATTCTAAACGAAGCGCGTCTCGCATATGAGCTCTTGGAGAAGCGTTCCGCCATACACTCATCTCGACCGTCGTGCACCTTTGCCCATAT GGCCGGCTATGGTGATATTATGACCATCCTCGAGTACTCTGAACGGCTCCGCACCACACGCAAAGTTGCGCACCAGCAGATCGGCTCCAATAAAGCTATCAGCCGGTTCAGCCATATCCAGGATGCGGAGGTTTGTCGATATCTCTTACGGATGCTGAGGGATCCCGGGAATTGGCTCGAACACATTAAGAA GGAGACCGGCGCGGTTATACTGAAGATCACTTACGGATACACTGTTGAGCCGCACGGGCGCGATCCTCTGGTGGATCTTGCGGAAGACGCGGTCGGGAAGTTTTCGTTGGCAATGGTTCCTGGGGCTTGGCTTGTGGATTCTATTCCTATTT TGAGACACCTCCCTTCCTGGGCACCAGGTGGAGGCTGTACGCGGGCAGCAGAAGGTTTCCAAACGGCTGCCAGGAATCTAGGTAACGTTCCGTATGCGTTTACGAAGCAGCAAATGGCCCAAGGGAGCAATGTGCCTTCCATCATTTCGTACTATCTTGAATCAGAGAATATCCAGCCGGGCTCGGAAGAGGAGCATCTTGTGAAGTGGGCTACTGCTACTCTTTACGGTGGCGGTGCAGATACA ACGGTATCCACGATGATGTGCTTCTTCTTGACGATGGCCTTATATCCACATGTACAACGGAAAGCACAAGAGGAGATTGACCGGGTCGTTGGAGCAACACGTCTACCCGGGTTCGAAGACCGCGAGAACCTTCCATACATCGACGCCCTCCTTAAGGAGGCCCTCCGTTGGCATCCCATTGTGCCTATGGGCGTCGCCCATATGGCtatggaggatgatatgCTTGAGGGATATCGTATCCCCAAGGGGGCAGCTATACTGTCGAATATATG GGCTTTCACCCACGACCCCAACGAATACCACGACCCAATGACCTTTAAACCTGAGCGTTTTCTGAGTGATAACGGCCACACGCCCGAACGTGATCCCCATCTCCTCGCTTTCGGGTTTGGACGTCGGGTATGCCCCGGGCGGAACCTAGCAGACTCGAATCTATGGCTTACCATCGCTCGCACTCTGGCTGCTTTCAACATCGCCAAGCCCATTCGCGACGGCAAGGAGGTGGATATACAGCCGGAGTTCCAGGCTGGTCTTATCAGTCATCCAGAGCCATTTGATGTTGACATTAAGCCTCGTAGTGCAGGTCATCACGAGTTAATTCTGGCTGGTGAGAAGCAGTATCCCTGGGAGGAGAGCCATGCGGAGGAGTTGCGGAGGGCAATTGCGGTACTGTAG
- a CDS encoding lysosomal L-cystine transporter, which produces MSSDTWIQSISQILGWAYFVLWSLSFYPQVLHNHRRHSTDGFSIDFALLNLLGLTAYTIFNACFLFSPVVRTQYTQRHPQSPKPTVQWNDFVYALHGALICCYLGSHFLCARFWNFKSKPQGVSNLTLVVFLGCMGVVSLAVLWALVSASWEWIDVVYVIGMIKVFLTAVKYTPQVIMNYRRQSTAGFSIGAILLDLAGAALSLMQLVLDSSLQADWSGTVGNVTKLLLGNITLLFDLVFIFQHFVLYRERRVGKKLGLSEYNPLLGRRDET; this is translated from the exons ATGTCGAGCGACACATGGATACAAAGCATCTCCCAAATTCTGGGCTGGGCCTATTTCGTCCTATGGTCGTTGTCTTTTTACCCGCAAGTGCTGCATAATCACCGCCGTCACTCGACAGACGGTTTCTCCATCGACTTTGCCCTGCTCAACCTACTCGGATTGACTGCATACACCATTTTCAACGCCTGTTTCCTCTTTTCACCAGTCGTGCGCACACAGTATACCCAGCGACATCCCCAGAGCCCCAAGCCAACCGTCCAATGGAACGATTTCGTCTACGCCCTCCACGGAGCCCTAATCTGTTGCTATCTCGGGAGCCACTTCCTCTGCGCGCGGTTCTGGAACTTCAAGTCCAAGCCGCAGGGGGTGAGTAATTTAACCCTTGTGGTATTTTTGGGCTGCATGGGGGTAGTTTCCCTAGCCGTTCTATGGGCTCTGGTATCGGCATCGTGGGAATGGATTGACGTG GTCTACGTAATCGGCATGATCAAGGTGTTTCTAACAGCCGTCAAGTACACACCCCAAGTAATAATGAATTATCGGCGGCAGTCGACGGCCGGGTTTTCCATTGGCGCGATCCTACTGGATCTGGCGGGCGCGGCGCTGTCACTGATGCAGCTGGTATTGGACTCTTCGTTGCAGGCGGATTGGTCGGGCACTGTTGGTAATGTCACTAAGCTCTTGCTGGGTAACATCACCCTCCTGTTCGATCTCGTCTTTATCTTCCAGCATTTTGTGCTCTATCGGGAGCGGCGGGTGGGGAAGAAGTTAGGGTTATCGGAGTATAACCCTCTTCTAGGTAGGAGAGACGAAACATAA